The Aureitalea marina genome includes a window with the following:
- the mnmA gene encoding tRNA 2-thiouridine(34) synthase MnmA, which yields MEKKRVVVGLSGGVDSSVAAYLLKEQGYEVIGLFMKNWHDDSVTISNECPWLDDSNDAMLVADKLGIPFQTIDLSETYKERIVDYMFREYEQGRTPNPDVLCNREIKFDVFLKIALDLGADYVATGHYCRKDVVEKDGEKFYRLLTGKDPNKDQSYFLCQLSQEQLSKTLFPVGELLKPQVREIASEQGLITAEKRDSQGLCFIGKVRLPEFLQQQLAPKEGQVVEVPENFGGYQSGPSSFESPQEEWAYLSKKPVYQPEDGEVVGTHQGAHYFTKGQRKGLAIGGKQQPLFVIETDVERNIIYTGQGKDHPGLYRRGLFVREEELHWVREDLALEEDQTMEVMARIRYRQPLQTARLHRTYSGLYVIFDKPQSAITEGQFVAWYLEDELVGSGVIS from the coding sequence ATGGAAAAGAAGCGGGTAGTTGTTGGTTTGAGCGGAGGAGTCGATTCTTCCGTGGCGGCCTATTTGCTAAAGGAGCAAGGTTACGAGGTTATCGGCCTGTTCATGAAAAACTGGCACGATGACTCGGTTACCATTTCCAACGAATGCCCCTGGCTGGACGACAGTAACGATGCAATGCTTGTTGCGGATAAACTGGGTATACCCTTCCAGACTATCGATCTGAGCGAAACCTACAAAGAGCGTATAGTGGACTATATGTTCCGGGAGTATGAGCAGGGTCGTACACCGAATCCCGATGTATTGTGCAACCGGGAGATCAAGTTTGACGTTTTCCTCAAGATCGCCCTGGACCTGGGAGCCGACTACGTGGCAACCGGTCACTATTGTCGTAAAGATGTGGTAGAGAAGGACGGTGAGAAGTTTTACCGGCTATTGACCGGCAAGGACCCTAACAAGGATCAGTCTTATTTTCTCTGTCAATTGTCCCAGGAGCAATTATCAAAGACCTTATTTCCTGTTGGCGAACTGCTCAAACCCCAGGTGAGGGAGATTGCCTCAGAACAGGGTTTGATCACAGCAGAAAAGCGAGATTCTCAAGGTTTGTGTTTTATCGGTAAAGTCCGTCTTCCCGAATTCCTGCAACAGCAATTGGCGCCTAAGGAGGGACAAGTAGTTGAAGTTCCTGAGAATTTTGGGGGTTATCAAAGCGGACCATCCAGCTTTGAATCACCTCAAGAAGAATGGGCCTATCTGTCCAAAAAACCAGTCTATCAGCCAGAAGATGGAGAAGTGGTGGGAACCCACCAAGGGGCACATTACTTCACTAAAGGGCAACGGAAAGGTCTTGCCATAGGAGGGAAGCAGCAACCGCTGTTTGTGATCGAGACTGACGTAGAGCGAAACATTATTTATACAGGACAGGGAAAGGATCATCCAGGACTCTATCGAAGAGGCTTATTTGTCCGTGAAGAAGAACTTCACTGGGTTAGGGAAGACCTGGCCTTGGAGGAAGACCAGACCATGGAGGTGATGGCCCGCATCCGATATCGACAGCCCTTGCAGACGGCTCGCCTACACCGGACGTATTCAGGACTTTATGTTATCTTTGATAAGCCGCAGTCGGCCATAACCGAAGGGCAGTTTGTAGCCTGGTATCTGGAAGATGAGCTTGTAGGCAGCGGTGTGATCTCCTGA
- a CDS encoding toxin-antitoxin system YwqK family antitoxin: MKRLLTVFILIVVGNLSAQEFNQVDKAGERHGPWRKYYEGTQQLRYQGSFEHGKEVGEFRFYCGDCGDQPSVIKQFQKNSNTTEVSYFTPNGLLVSTGKMVGKAREGEWLFFHKGTDQVMTREFYTNGKLDGNWETYYPNGQVTEKITYKDGIKEGPNQYFSPEGVLLKDLAYVQDELQGEAIYYNAKGDVVIKGFYKNGKKHGLWTNYADGKLISEERFPKPKKKQ, encoded by the coding sequence GTGAAGCGCTTATTAACTGTTTTTATTCTTATCGTAGTCGGAAACCTTTCTGCCCAGGAATTCAATCAGGTGGATAAGGCCGGAGAGCGTCATGGTCCCTGGCGGAAATACTACGAAGGCACTCAGCAACTGAGATACCAAGGAAGCTTTGAGCATGGTAAGGAAGTGGGGGAATTTCGTTTCTATTGCGGGGATTGCGGGGATCAGCCTTCGGTGATCAAACAGTTTCAGAAGAATTCCAACACGACTGAGGTCAGTTATTTTACCCCAAATGGATTATTAGTTTCCACCGGTAAGATGGTGGGCAAAGCCAGGGAAGGAGAATGGCTGTTCTTTCACAAGGGTACGGACCAGGTGATGACTAGGGAGTTCTATACCAATGGGAAGTTGGATGGGAATTGGGAAACCTATTATCCCAATGGGCAGGTTACCGAAAAGATCACCTACAAAGATGGTATCAAGGAAGGCCCAAACCAGTATTTCTCGCCAGAAGGTGTACTCCTGAAAGACCTTGCCTATGTGCAGGATGAGTTGCAGGGCGAGGCCATCTACTACAACGCCAAAGGGGATGTGGTCATCAAGGGTTTTTACAAGAATGGTAAGAAGCACGGCCTTTGGACCAATTATGCCGATGGGAAACTCATCTCGGAAGAACGCTTTCCCAAACCCAAGAAAAAGCAGTAA
- the yidC gene encoding membrane protein insertase YidC translates to MEEKKFDINSIIGFVLIGAILLFMLYQNQPTEEELEAARIEAAKEEAEQAAEDSTKQAISFDEATEQIVVSSNDSVAMADAQNKLGSFAYSASLPSAQGGTTVIENDVLKLTVSNKGGYITEALVKNESNYLGEPIYLIKDGNADLNMQFSSENRLLNSRDLFFEPELTQNGDNPVLSMKLKTSANSFLEYRYELRPGEYMLDFNLRTQGMEGIMDTSRPINLDWQLQAYRTARSITYENRYTRLTYQYEGDKHSKLSPGGEDDELEKDVSWMNFRQHFFSSMLLTDEAFPEVQFTSTDLVEDETVDTLYTKRYGAKMLLEPKGGALSYNMNMYYGPTDYQILKEYGRNLDEAMPLGWGIFGVINKYFIIPLFGFLSGFLPAGIAIIVLTIIIKIMLSPVQYRQYVAQAKMKILKPELDEIRQEYEGDNMKIQQETMKLQNIAGASPLKGCLPALMQIPVFYALFTFFPMAYDLRGKSFLWADDLSSYDVVYELPFHIPFYGDHVSLFPILASIAIFIYMRMTMGQSMQAQQQPGMPNMKFLMYLSPLFMLVFFNNYASGLSLYYFTSNVLTISIMLVIKNMILDEDKIHAKIQENKKKPKKQSKFQRKMSEMMEQAEQQKKNQQRARK, encoded by the coding sequence ATGGAAGAAAAGAAATTTGATATCAACTCGATAATCGGTTTTGTACTGATCGGAGCCATACTGTTGTTCATGCTCTATCAGAATCAACCAACTGAAGAAGAGTTGGAGGCTGCCCGTATAGAGGCTGCCAAAGAGGAAGCAGAACAGGCTGCAGAAGATAGTACCAAGCAAGCCATCAGTTTCGATGAGGCAACAGAGCAAATAGTGGTTAGTAGTAACGATTCCGTTGCCATGGCCGACGCCCAAAACAAGTTGGGATCATTTGCCTACTCCGCCAGCCTGCCATCAGCACAAGGAGGAACCACCGTGATCGAAAATGATGTGCTGAAGCTCACCGTGAGCAACAAAGGGGGGTATATTACTGAGGCCCTGGTAAAGAACGAAAGCAATTACCTGGGAGAACCTATCTACCTGATCAAGGATGGCAATGCGGACTTGAACATGCAGTTCTCTTCCGAGAACCGATTACTAAACAGCCGTGATCTTTTCTTTGAACCAGAACTGACACAGAACGGGGATAACCCGGTACTTTCCATGAAATTGAAGACTTCTGCGAACAGTTTTCTCGAATATCGATATGAACTGAGACCAGGAGAGTACATGTTGGATTTCAACCTGCGGACCCAGGGTATGGAAGGGATCATGGATACCAGCCGTCCCATTAACCTGGACTGGCAGTTACAGGCCTATCGCACCGCGCGAAGTATTACTTATGAAAATCGATATACTCGTCTGACCTACCAGTACGAAGGGGATAAGCACAGTAAACTGTCTCCTGGTGGAGAAGATGACGAATTGGAGAAAGATGTCAGCTGGATGAACTTCAGACAGCATTTCTTTAGTTCGATGTTACTTACTGATGAGGCATTCCCGGAAGTTCAGTTCACTTCGACAGACTTGGTTGAGGATGAAACAGTAGATACGCTTTATACCAAACGTTATGGAGCTAAGATGTTATTGGAGCCGAAGGGGGGAGCCCTGAGCTACAACATGAACATGTACTACGGCCCGACGGATTACCAGATTCTCAAGGAATATGGCCGTAACCTGGACGAAGCTATGCCTTTGGGCTGGGGAATCTTTGGTGTGATCAACAAATATTTCATCATCCCATTATTTGGATTCTTAAGTGGATTCCTACCTGCAGGAATTGCCATCATCGTCTTGACCATCATCATCAAGATCATGCTTTCCCCTGTTCAGTACAGGCAGTATGTGGCCCAGGCCAAGATGAAGATACTCAAGCCGGAACTGGACGAGATCCGTCAAGAATACGAAGGTGACAATATGAAGATCCAGCAGGAGACCATGAAGTTGCAGAACATCGCCGGCGCCAGTCCTCTAAAGGGATGTTTGCCTGCCTTGATGCAGATCCCGGTCTTCTATGCCCTATTTACCTTCTTTCCCATGGCCTACGACCTCAGGGGGAAGAGTTTCCTCTGGGCGGATGATCTTTCCAGTTATGATGTGGTGTACGAATTACCATTTCACATTCCATTCTATGGAGATCACGTGAGTTTGTTCCCCATCCTGGCTTCAATTGCGATCTTTATCTATATGCGAATGACCATGGGGCAGTCCATGCAGGCACAACAGCAACCGGGAATGCCTAATATGAAGTTCCTGATGTACTTGTCTCCTTTATTCATGCTGGTCTTCTTTAACAACTATGCTAGTGGTCTTTCACTCTATTACTTTACCTCTAATGTGCTGACAATTAGTATTATGCTGGTCATCAAAAACATGATCCTGGACGAGGATAAGATCCACGCCAAGATCCAGGAGAACAAGAAGAAACCAAAGAAGCAAAGCAAGTTTCAGCGTAAAATGAGTGAGATGATGGAGCAGGCCGAGCAACAGAAAAAGAACCAACAACGGGCAAGGAAATAG
- a CDS encoding CTP synthase, translating to MGNTKYIFVTGGVSSSLGKGIIAASLAKLLQARGFRVTIQKLDPYINVDPGTLNPYEHGECYVTDDGAETDLDLGHYERFLNVPTSQANNVTTGRIYQSVIEKERKGEFLGKTVQVIPHITNEIKDRIQILGKNGDYDIVITEIGGTVGDIESLPYIESVRQLKWELGEHNSLVIHLTLIPYLAAAGELKTKPTQHSVKTLMESGLQADILVCRTEHELSDDLKSKLALFCNVEKEAVVQSIDASTIYDVPNMMFDEGLDQVALKKLRLESKKEPQMEPWNEFLQRHKNPKGEVCIGLIGKYVELQDSYKSILESFIHGGAANEIKVRVRSIHSEHIDVDHMDKQMEGLDGLLVAPGFGERGIEGKIDAVRYAREKGIPFLGICLGMQMAVIEYARNILNLEGANSTEMDENTPHPVIDLMEDQKHVTHKGGTMRLGSWKCDLIEDSKSFEAYGKKHISERHRHRYEFNDKYREDLVNAGLKVTGVNPDTGLVEVVELPDHPWFVGVQFHPEYKSTVANPHPLFVAFVAAAYEFAQKK from the coding sequence ATGGGCAATACTAAGTATATCTTCGTTACGGGCGGGGTTTCATCATCATTAGGTAAAGGTATCATTGCGGCCTCTCTGGCCAAGCTGCTTCAGGCACGCGGATTTCGTGTGACCATTCAGAAGCTGGACCCTTATATCAATGTGGATCCCGGCACTTTGAATCCTTATGAGCACGGAGAGTGTTATGTGACCGATGATGGGGCGGAGACTGACCTAGACCTGGGACATTACGAGCGCTTTCTGAACGTGCCAACTTCCCAAGCCAACAATGTAACAACGGGGCGGATCTACCAAAGTGTGATCGAAAAGGAGCGTAAGGGGGAATTCCTTGGAAAAACCGTTCAAGTAATCCCGCATATTACCAACGAGATCAAAGATCGTATACAGATCCTGGGAAAGAATGGCGATTACGACATAGTCATTACAGAGATCGGTGGAACGGTAGGGGATATTGAGTCCTTACCATATATCGAATCCGTCAGACAATTGAAGTGGGAATTGGGCGAGCACAACAGCCTGGTGATCCACCTGACCCTTATCCCTTATCTGGCTGCTGCGGGAGAGCTAAAGACCAAACCAACCCAACACTCGGTAAAGACCTTGATGGAAAGTGGTTTGCAGGCCGATATCCTGGTCTGCCGTACAGAACACGAACTCTCTGATGACCTGAAATCTAAACTGGCTCTATTCTGTAATGTGGAGAAAGAGGCAGTGGTTCAGTCCATCGATGCATCGACCATTTACGATGTTCCCAATATGATGTTTGACGAAGGTTTGGATCAAGTAGCTTTGAAGAAACTGCGCTTGGAAAGTAAAAAGGAACCTCAAATGGAGCCTTGGAACGAGTTCCTGCAACGGCATAAAAATCCCAAAGGGGAGGTTTGTATTGGTCTGATCGGCAAGTATGTCGAATTACAGGACAGTTACAAATCCATACTGGAATCCTTTATACACGGAGGAGCGGCGAACGAGATCAAGGTACGCGTCAGATCCATCCATTCCGAGCATATCGATGTAGACCATATGGATAAGCAGATGGAAGGCCTGGATGGTCTTCTGGTGGCTCCTGGTTTTGGTGAGCGAGGGATTGAAGGCAAGATCGATGCGGTTCGATATGCCCGCGAAAAAGGAATTCCATTCCTGGGGATCTGTCTGGGGATGCAAATGGCGGTAATAGAATACGCCAGGAACATCCTTAATCTGGAAGGAGCCAATTCTACGGAGATGGATGAAAATACTCCTCATCCCGTGATCGATCTGATGGAAGATCAAAAACATGTTACCCATAAAGGCGGTACCATGCGATTAGGATCCTGGAAATGTGATCTGATCGAGGACTCCAAAAGTTTTGAGGCCTATGGCAAAAAACACATATCAGAGCGGCATCGTCACCGCTATGAATTCAACGATAAATATCGCGAGGATCTGGTTAATGCCGGCTTAAAGGTAACTGGAGTAAATCCGGATACCGGATTGGTCGAAGTGGTTGAACTTCCCGACCATCCGTGGTTTGTTGGGGTGCAGTTCCACCCGGAATATAAAAGTACGGTTGCCAATCCGCACCCGCTGTTTGTTGCCTTTGTGGCCGCGGCCTACGAATTTGCCCAAAAGAAATAA
- a CDS encoding DUF922 domain-containing protein, with product MKFLVLTILLFLPNQTPTGDEDKILWSEERKLTWEDFRGTPQSWGTYVASTSSGISFSYSIGVRGGQLDLKYSVESNFYPQSSWYNPDEVNDYILRHEQTHFDISELHARIFRKVLSETAFDLDPQDELSDLYEEVEQARRAMQQLYDKETDHSNIREAEERWVRYVGDRMAEFERWR from the coding sequence ATGAAATTCCTCGTACTCACCATCTTATTATTTCTTCCTAATCAAACCCCAACGGGGGACGAAGACAAAATCCTTTGGAGTGAGGAGCGGAAACTGACCTGGGAGGATTTCAGGGGGACTCCTCAAAGTTGGGGTACTTATGTGGCTAGTACCAGCAGTGGGATCTCATTTTCTTATTCTATTGGAGTCAGAGGTGGGCAACTGGATCTGAAGTATTCTGTAGAGAGCAATTTCTATCCGCAATCTTCCTGGTATAATCCTGATGAGGTCAATGACTACATTCTGCGTCACGAACAAACCCATTTTGATATTTCCGAATTGCATGCCCGTATTTTCCGCAAAGTACTGTCCGAAACAGCCTTTGATCTGGATCCCCAGGATGAACTATCCGATCTGTATGAAGAGGTAGAGCAGGCCAGACGGGCCATGCAACAACTCTACGATAAGGAGACAGATCATTCCAATATTCGGGAAGCTGAAGAGCGCTGGGTGCGTTATGTGGGAGATCGTATGGCCGAATTCGAGCGCTGGAGATAA
- a CDS encoding OsmC family protein: MPTSKVTYLGGLRTNCQHLASGNEYLTDAPLDNHGLGEAFSPTDTVATGLANCMLTVMGIKARDMGVELKGSTAEVTKTMASDPRRIARIEVTLHMPAGISPKDRTILERTGMTCPVHHSLHPEIQKDIEFLWG, from the coding sequence ATGCCTACTTCCAAAGTAACCTATCTGGGAGGTCTGAGGACCAATTGCCAACACCTGGCTTCTGGAAACGAATACCTGACCGATGCTCCATTGGATAATCATGGCCTAGGTGAAGCGTTTTCGCCTACCGATACGGTCGCAACCGGATTGGCTAACTGTATGCTCACTGTAATGGGTATAAAAGCCAGGGATATGGGAGTGGAACTGAAAGGATCCACCGCGGAAGTAACCAAGACCATGGCATCAGATCCCAGACGGATCGCCCGAATTGAAGTGACCCTGCATATGCCAGCAGGGATCAGTCCAAAAGATCGAACTATTCTGGAGAGAACCGGAATGACCTGCCCCGTACACCACAGCTTACATCCGGAGATTCAAAAGGATATCGAGTTCCTATGGGGATAA
- a CDS encoding LysM peptidoglycan-binding domain-containing protein: MGIIKNTRSLRLLACSLLLVSKLLAQYRSHTVQAGETVYSIAKQYNVSTASIYELNPEARSGVSLSEVLVIPEQQPVRFRKHKVKKKETLFSIAQRYDITEDDLKRYNKHLYSKPLKKGERLQIPIGLPKASENQVNTEISESNTANQAKHLVEPKETRYGIARMYGITVAELEALNPGMPENFPIGMELIVPEEKVTEESVIEDDRFDFYEVQPKEGFFRLKIKLGLSQEEIVALNPYAADGLKEGMILKIPKEEEGAATAFESTDLESYINNRDAKRLALMLPFQVPKFETDSVELRNAIMQDPRNNAARVALDFYSGALMAVDFAKDKGIAVRMDVYDTEGSVNAVSQIMSSNSFDGTQAVIGPLLKRNVEYVARELRSEGTPVFSPLSNRGIDLTSNTFQTLPDQGIMEKAMLDYIVAESAGKKMILITDGSRANQVAAIQAALPGIQLITPQEEGFIYQVHLEEKLAKELLENWVIIESTDPILVSNVIGLLNGMPTEEYAIRLFTLNKGDVFEFDDVSNMHLANLNFTFPAVSKPYDFEDKNAFLVSYQNRYGVLPNRYAVRGFDLTYDILLRLGTADDIYDGSGPNVATEYVENRFQYNKKMFSGYRNQAFFLLKYNQDLNLEIIK; this comes from the coding sequence ATGGGAATAATCAAAAACACACGATCATTACGCTTACTGGCCTGTAGTCTTCTTCTTGTAAGTAAACTCCTGGCGCAATACCGCAGTCATACGGTCCAAGCGGGTGAAACCGTTTACAGTATTGCTAAGCAATACAATGTAAGTACGGCTTCCATCTACGAACTCAATCCCGAAGCGCGCTCTGGTGTTAGCCTGAGTGAGGTGTTGGTGATCCCGGAACAGCAACCTGTCAGATTCCGTAAGCACAAAGTCAAGAAGAAGGAGACCTTGTTCAGCATTGCTCAGAGATACGACATCACGGAAGATGATCTCAAGCGCTACAACAAGCACCTCTATTCCAAACCTTTGAAAAAGGGTGAAAGGCTCCAGATTCCCATCGGCCTTCCCAAGGCTTCTGAAAACCAGGTGAATACGGAAATATCAGAATCCAATACGGCTAATCAGGCAAAGCATCTTGTCGAGCCCAAGGAAACACGCTATGGTATAGCCAGGATGTACGGAATAACCGTTGCCGAATTGGAAGCATTGAATCCAGGGATGCCAGAGAATTTTCCTATCGGAATGGAGCTTATTGTCCCGGAAGAAAAAGTAACTGAAGAGTCTGTGATCGAAGACGATCGATTTGATTTTTACGAAGTCCAGCCCAAAGAGGGGTTCTTTCGGTTAAAGATCAAGCTGGGGCTTAGCCAGGAAGAGATCGTTGCCCTCAATCCATATGCGGCAGACGGCCTCAAGGAGGGAATGATCTTAAAGATTCCCAAGGAAGAGGAAGGTGCTGCTACGGCGTTCGAATCTACAGACCTGGAGTCTTATATCAACAACCGGGATGCCAAGAGGCTGGCCCTGATGTTGCCTTTCCAGGTTCCGAAGTTCGAAACCGATTCGGTAGAACTGAGAAACGCGATCATGCAGGATCCCAGAAACAATGCTGCAAGGGTAGCCCTTGATTTCTACAGTGGGGCCCTGATGGCGGTCGATTTTGCCAAAGATAAAGGGATAGCTGTCCGCATGGATGTGTACGATACAGAGGGAAGTGTAAATGCAGTTAGCCAGATCATGTCCTCCAACAGTTTTGACGGCACTCAGGCCGTGATCGGACCGCTGTTAAAGCGAAATGTTGAATACGTAGCCCGTGAGCTGAGATCGGAGGGAACACCCGTGTTCTCACCGCTGAGTAATCGGGGAATCGATTTGACCTCTAACACCTTCCAGACACTCCCTGATCAGGGAATCATGGAAAAGGCCATGCTGGATTACATCGTAGCAGAATCGGCTGGTAAAAAGATGATCCTGATCACGGATGGTAGCCGGGCAAACCAAGTTGCGGCCATACAAGCCGCGCTGCCTGGAATCCAACTGATCACTCCCCAGGAGGAAGGCTTTATATACCAGGTTCACCTGGAAGAGAAACTAGCCAAGGAGTTACTGGAGAATTGGGTCATTATTGAATCGACCGATCCTATACTGGTCAGCAATGTGATCGGGTTGCTCAACGGCATGCCTACCGAGGAATATGCCATTAGGCTGTTTACGCTGAATAAAGGAGATGTCTTTGAGTTTGACGATGTGTCCAATATGCACCTGGCCAATCTCAATTTCACTTTTCCTGCGGTTAGCAAGCCTTACGATTTTGAAGATAAGAATGCCTTTTTGGTCAGTTATCAGAATAGATACGGGGTCCTGCCCAACCGATATGCGGTACGTGGTTTCGACCTGACTTACGATATTCTACTGCGCCTGGGAACGGCAGATGACATCTATGATGGCAGTGGGCCTAATGTGGCCACGGAATATGTGGAGAACAGATTCCAGTATAACAAGAAAATGTTCTCAGGCTATCGGAATCAGGCCTTTTTTCTGCTGAAATACAATCAGGACCTAAATTTAGAGATCATCAAATAA
- the guaA gene encoding glutamine-hydrolyzing GMP synthase produces MQNNVLILDFGSQYTQLIARRVRELNIYCEIHPYHHIPEDLESFKAVILSGSPFSVRSEDAPHPKLENIKGEIPLLAVCYGAQYLAQFYGGSVEPSNIREYGRANLSTIIGEEVLFAGIPEETQVWMSHSDTIAQLPERGIRLASTNDVKNAAYRIGGEETYGIQFHPEVYHTEHGKLLLENFLIHVAGLKRNWTPAHFVEETVQDLKDKVGDGKVVLGLSGGVDSTVAAVLLNKAIGDNLYCIFVNNGLLRKNEFDSVLEQYKGMGLNVKGVDASARFLRALSGLSDPELKRKAIGKTFIEVFDDEAHLLEDVEWLGQGTIYPDVIESVSVNGPSVTIKSHHNVGGLPDYMKLKIVEPLRMLFKDEVRRVGHELGIDSELLGRHPFPGPGLAIRILGTITEEKVSILQEVDDVFISGLRRWNLYDDIWQAGAILLPVQSVGVMGDERTYERVVALRAVESTDGMTADWVDLPHEFLQEISNHIINRVKGVNRVVYDISSKPPATIEWE; encoded by the coding sequence ATGCAAAACAATGTTCTGATTCTCGATTTTGGATCTCAATACACTCAACTGATTGCCAGGAGAGTACGTGAGCTAAATATCTACTGTGAGATCCATCCCTACCACCATATTCCGGAAGATCTGGAAAGTTTTAAGGCTGTAATCCTTTCGGGAAGCCCGTTTTCTGTCCGGTCTGAAGACGCTCCTCATCCCAAGCTGGAAAATATCAAAGGAGAAATTCCTCTGTTAGCAGTTTGCTATGGAGCCCAGTATCTGGCCCAGTTTTACGGAGGTAGCGTAGAGCCCTCCAATATCCGGGAGTACGGACGGGCAAACCTTTCCACCATCATTGGAGAAGAAGTACTATTTGCAGGTATACCGGAAGAGACTCAGGTCTGGATGAGCCACAGCGACACCATCGCCCAATTGCCGGAGCGGGGAATTCGATTGGCCAGTACCAATGATGTCAAGAATGCAGCTTACCGGATTGGTGGAGAAGAGACCTATGGGATCCAATTTCACCCGGAAGTTTATCATACAGAACACGGCAAACTCCTATTAGAGAATTTCCTGATTCACGTAGCTGGTCTGAAACGCAATTGGACTCCGGCTCATTTTGTGGAGGAGACCGTTCAGGACCTGAAAGACAAGGTCGGAGACGGGAAAGTAGTCCTTGGATTAAGTGGAGGTGTAGACTCGACTGTTGCTGCTGTACTACTCAATAAGGCCATAGGGGACAACCTGTATTGCATCTTTGTAAACAACGGACTGCTTAGGAAGAACGAATTTGATAGCGTACTGGAGCAGTACAAAGGAATGGGATTGAATGTAAAGGGAGTTGATGCTTCGGCACGCTTCTTGAGAGCCCTTTCCGGACTGAGCGATCCGGAACTCAAAAGAAAGGCGATCGGTAAGACATTTATCGAAGTCTTTGACGACGAGGCACATTTACTGGAAGACGTAGAGTGGTTAGGTCAAGGGACCATTTATCCGGATGTGATCGAAAGTGTATCGGTTAATGGGCCTTCTGTGACCATCAAGTCGCACCACAATGTTGGAGGACTACCGGACTATATGAAATTGAAAATAGTGGAACCACTCCGGATGCTGTTCAAGGATGAGGTAAGACGAGTGGGTCACGAATTGGGCATCGATTCTGAGTTATTGGGTCGTCATCCATTCCCGGGTCCCGGTCTGGCGATCAGGATATTAGGGACCATAACCGAAGAGAAAGTGAGTATACTACAGGAAGTGGACGATGTGTTCATTTCTGGCTTGAGACGATGGAATCTTTATGATGATATCTGGCAGGCTGGGGCCATCTTGCTTCCCGTTCAGAGTGTTGGTGTAATGGGAGACGAAAGGACCTACGAGCGAGTCGTCGCCCTGAGAGCCGTAGAAAGTACGGATGGGATGACCGCAGATTGGGTTGACCTGCCGCATGAATTCCTGCAGGAGATCTCCAATCATATAATAAATCGGGTGAAAGGCGTTAATAGAGTAGTATACGATATCAGCTCCAAACCACCTGCTACCATCGAATGGGAATAA